Proteins found in one Planctomycetes bacterium MalM25 genomic segment:
- the ispF gene encoding 2-C-methyl-D-erythritol 2,4-cyclodiphosphate synthase, which translates to MNQRIGLGEDRHRLDEPGTGPLRLGGIDVPHERGLVGHSDADVLLHAITDALLGAVGDHDIGELFPNDDAANAGRDSADFLRRAHQLVQDAGYELANLDCVVHAQRPKLLPYKDAMRQRIAEILDVPAGDIGLKAKTGESVGPIGREEAIDARCVALVVRAEA; encoded by the coding sequence ATGAATCAACGCATCGGCCTCGGCGAGGATCGGCACCGGCTCGATGAGCCCGGCACGGGGCCCCTGCGGTTGGGGGGGATCGACGTGCCGCACGAACGCGGCCTCGTCGGGCACTCCGACGCCGACGTGCTGCTGCACGCCATCACCGACGCGCTGCTCGGCGCCGTCGGCGATCACGACATCGGCGAGCTCTTCCCCAACGACGACGCGGCGAACGCCGGCCGCGACTCGGCCGATTTCCTCCGCCGGGCGCACCAACTCGTCCAAGACGCCGGCTACGAGCTGGCGAACCTCGACTGTGTGGTCCATGCGCAGCGCCCGAAGCTGCTGCCCTACAAGGACGCCATGCGGCAGCGGATCGCGGAGATCCTCGACGTCCCCGCCGGCGACATCGGACTCAAGGCGAAGACGGGCGAGAGCGTCGGCCCGATCGGCCGCGAAGAGGCGATCGACGCCCGCTGCGTGGCGCTCGTGGTGAGAGCAGAGGCTTAG